A window from Onychostoma macrolepis isolate SWU-2019 chromosome 07, ASM1243209v1, whole genome shotgun sequence encodes these proteins:
- the tmem9b gene encoding transmembrane protein 9B, protein MYRLTSRVAVNLLTFSSLMCFLLILSAQTSEAKNSEDIRCKCICPPYKEIAGQIYNQNVSLKDCNCLHVVEPMPVEGKDVEAYCLRCECKYEERSSGTIKGTIIAYLSILGLLLLYMVYLTLLEPILKRRLFGHSQLIQSDDDVGDQQPFANAHDVLSRSRSRSNMLNKVEHAQQRWKRQVQEQRKSVFDRHVVLS, encoded by the exons AATGTGTTTTCTGCTGATATTATCCGCACAAACATCAGAAGCTAAG AATTCAGAAGACATCAGGTGCAAATGTATCTGTCCACCTTATAAGGAAATTGCTGGGCAGATCTACAATCAAAATGTTTCCTTGAAGGACTG TAATTGCCTTCATGTGGTGGAGCCGATGCCTGTTGAAGGCAAAGATGTGGAGGCATACTGTTTACGCTGTGAATGCAAATATGAAGAAAGGAGCTCTGGAACCATCAAA GGCACCATTATAGCATATCTGTCTATTCTGGGTCTTCTGTTGTTGTATATGGTCTATCTGACATTGTTGGAGCCTATATTGAAGAGAAGGCTGTTTGGCCATTCACAGCTCATTCAGAGTGATGATGATGTTGGG GACCAGCAGCCCTTCGCCAACGCCCATGACGTGCTTTCCCGTTCTCGCTCTCGCTCTAACATGCTAAACAAAGTGGAGCACGCTCAGCAGCGCTGGAAGAGGCAGGTCCAAGAACAGCGCAAATCTGTCTTCGACCGCCACGTGGTGCTTAGCTAA